A stretch of Synechococcus sp. WH 8020 DNA encodes these proteins:
- the moeB gene encoding molybdopterin-synthase adenylyltransferase MoeB, producing the protein MTEAGGTPQLSGEEKTRYARHITLPEVGVEGQQRLKAASVLCIGAGGLGSPLLLYLAAAGVGRIGVVDDDIVEPSNLQRQVIHGTGTVGQTKTSSARSRIEDLNPLCRVEDHCVRLSANNALELFAAYDVVVDGTDNFASRYLINDACVLTKRPFVYGSVQRFEGQVSVFNLGSQSPDYRDLVPEPPPQGLVPSCADGGVMGVMPGLIGLIQAAEVIKLIAGIGTPLDGRLLLVDGLSMRFRELTLKRRPSRAPIEKLIDYQAFCTAGCSISGGNSKVMTSISVVELKALLDQDHALALIDVRNPAEAEVAVIAGSELIPLATLESEEVIERIKAIAASKTVYVHCKLGGRSAKAVELLATHGIDAVNVQGGIDAWSEQIDPSVPRY; encoded by the coding sequence ATGACGGAAGCGGGGGGTACTCCTCAGCTCAGTGGAGAGGAAAAGACCAGATATGCCCGCCACATCACGCTCCCAGAGGTGGGCGTTGAGGGACAGCAGCGTTTAAAAGCTGCCTCCGTGTTGTGTATTGGTGCAGGTGGGCTTGGGTCTCCACTTCTTCTTTATTTGGCGGCCGCTGGGGTTGGTCGCATTGGGGTTGTGGATGACGACATTGTTGAGCCCTCCAACCTGCAACGTCAGGTGATCCATGGCACTGGAACGGTGGGGCAGACCAAAACGTCATCAGCGCGCTCTCGAATTGAAGACCTCAATCCTTTGTGTCGGGTAGAGGACCATTGCGTTCGCTTGTCCGCGAACAATGCACTTGAGCTCTTTGCTGCGTATGACGTGGTGGTTGATGGAACGGATAATTTCGCCAGTCGGTATTTGATTAACGACGCCTGTGTCTTGACCAAGCGACCATTTGTTTATGGCTCAGTCCAGCGCTTTGAAGGACAGGTGAGTGTGTTCAATCTCGGGAGTCAGTCACCGGATTATCGAGACCTGGTGCCAGAGCCGCCGCCGCAAGGACTTGTGCCCTCCTGCGCTGACGGTGGAGTGATGGGCGTGATGCCTGGCTTGATTGGCCTGATTCAGGCCGCTGAGGTCATCAAGCTGATTGCTGGGATTGGAACTCCTCTGGATGGTCGGTTGCTGTTAGTGGATGGCTTATCGATGCGTTTTCGAGAGCTCACGTTGAAACGAAGGCCCAGTCGCGCCCCAATCGAAAAGCTGATTGACTACCAAGCGTTCTGCACGGCCGGATGCTCGATCTCCGGGGGGAATTCAAAGGTGATGACAAGTATTTCTGTGGTGGAGCTCAAGGCACTGCTTGATCAGGACCATGCTTTGGCTTTGATCGATGTCCGAAATCCAGCAGAAGCAGAGGTTGCTGTGATTGCTGGCTCTGAATTGATCCCCTTGGCCACTCTGGAGAGTGAGGAGGTGATCGAGCGAATCAAGGCCATCGCAGCGAGCAAAACGGTTTATGTGCACTGCAAACTTGGAGGACGTTCGGCCAAGGCCGTGGAACTTCTCGCAACCCACGGCATTGATGCAGTCAACGTGCAAGGTGGGATTGATGCCTGGTCAGAGCAGATTGACCCCTCCGTTCCGCGCTACTGA
- a CDS encoding cob(I)yrinic acid a,c-diamide adenosyltransferase has product MDAVSSGTSQTNRARSNRGVGIVTAADSRERSLGQLHVYDGEGKGKSQAALGVVLRTIGLGICEQRRTRVLLLRFLKGPGRAYDEDAAIEALQQGFPHLIDQVRTGRGDYFSVDEVKRFDLQEAQRGWDIAKGAIASALYSVVVLDELNPVLDLGLLETEDVIRSLKSRPEGMEIIVTGRGAPRPLVEIADLHSEMRAHRRPEVDNNAALSFLTPGGIEIYTGEGKGKSTSALGKALQAIGRGISQDKSHRVLILQWLKGGSGYTEDAAIAALRESYPHLVDHLRSGRDAIVWRGQQQPIDYVEAERAWEIARAAIASGLYKTVILDELNPTVDLELLPVEPIVQALLRKPTETEVIITGRCKHQPAYFDLASVHSEMVCHKHYAEQGVDLKRGVDY; this is encoded by the coding sequence ATGGATGCAGTCTCATCCGGTACATCACAAACCAACCGTGCACGCAGCAACCGCGGCGTGGGAATCGTCACCGCTGCAGACAGCCGCGAGCGCAGCCTTGGTCAGCTTCATGTTTATGACGGAGAGGGCAAGGGCAAAAGCCAAGCAGCCCTAGGTGTTGTACTGCGCACCATCGGGCTTGGGATCTGCGAGCAAAGACGCACCCGAGTTCTCTTGCTTCGATTCCTCAAAGGTCCGGGACGGGCGTACGACGAAGATGCCGCGATCGAAGCGCTGCAGCAGGGTTTCCCCCACTTGATTGATCAGGTTCGAACAGGAAGGGGAGACTATTTCAGTGTGGATGAGGTGAAACGCTTCGACCTACAGGAAGCTCAACGGGGCTGGGATATCGCCAAAGGAGCCATTGCGAGTGCTTTGTATTCCGTTGTCGTTCTCGATGAACTCAATCCAGTGCTGGATCTCGGCTTACTAGAAACCGAAGACGTGATCCGGTCCCTGAAGAGCCGCCCTGAAGGCATGGAAATCATCGTCACCGGGCGAGGAGCTCCACGCCCATTAGTGGAGATCGCAGATCTTCATTCTGAGATGCGCGCTCACCGACGCCCGGAGGTCGATAACAACGCCGCGCTGTCGTTTCTAACGCCAGGCGGCATCGAGATTTACACCGGTGAAGGGAAAGGGAAATCCACCAGTGCCCTCGGGAAAGCTCTTCAAGCGATTGGCAGAGGAATTAGCCAAGACAAGAGCCATCGCGTTCTGATCCTCCAATGGCTCAAAGGAGGCAGTGGGTACACCGAAGACGCAGCGATCGCAGCCTTGCGTGAAAGTTATCCCCACTTGGTCGATCACCTTCGCTCAGGACGTGATGCCATCGTGTGGCGTGGACAGCAACAACCCATCGACTACGTGGAAGCAGAACGGGCCTGGGAAATCGCGCGGGCTGCAATCGCGAGTGGCCTCTACAAAACCGTAATCCTCGATGAGTTGAATCCCACCGTGGATCTCGAACTTCTTCCGGTGGAGCCCATCGTTCAGGCCTTGCTCCGTAAGCCAACAGAGACGGAGGTGATCATTACCGGCCGGTGCAAACATCAACCAGCCTATTTCGACCTTGCGAGCGTCCATTCAGAGATGGTGTGCCACAAGCACTACGCCGAGCAGGGCGTTGATCTCAAGCGCGGTGTTGACTATTAA
- the larE gene encoding ATP-dependent sacrificial sulfur transferase LarE — MFRQLESLSELEHDVLERLRDSLASQQHVCVAYSGGVDSSLVAAIAHEQLGEQALAITGVSPSLAPHLLLEARQQAAWLGMRHQEVSTLELEDPDYSSNPRDRCYACKRELHRHLAPIAAEANGALVLDGVNQDDLGDHRPGIAAAKEAGVRSPLAELGITKATVRRLSWALGFPWWDKPAQPCLASRFPYGESISRERLQRVGQAEAWLIQQGFDQVRVRSQGLAARVEVPEERMTDLLQPSLRRELVKTLLSFGFTSVSVDVEGLVSGKLNRV; from the coding sequence ATGTTCCGACAGCTCGAATCTTTGTCAGAGCTGGAACATGACGTCTTGGAGCGTTTGCGTGATTCCTTGGCGTCTCAGCAGCACGTGTGTGTGGCCTATTCGGGAGGTGTCGACAGCAGCCTTGTCGCAGCGATTGCTCATGAACAGCTTGGTGAGCAGGCCTTAGCGATTACAGGCGTTTCGCCCTCCCTAGCGCCCCATCTCCTCTTGGAAGCGCGCCAGCAGGCGGCCTGGCTTGGGATGCGACATCAGGAGGTGTCTACCCTTGAGCTTGAGGATCCTGATTACTCCAGTAATCCTCGGGATCGTTGCTATGCCTGCAAGCGAGAGCTGCATCGCCATCTCGCTCCGATTGCTGCTGAAGCCAATGGCGCCCTTGTCCTTGATGGAGTTAATCAGGATGATCTTGGAGATCATCGCCCTGGGATTGCGGCAGCGAAGGAAGCTGGTGTTCGCTCCCCTCTAGCTGAACTTGGCATCACGAAGGCGACCGTTCGCCGTTTGTCTTGGGCGCTGGGTTTCCCTTGGTGGGATAAGCCTGCGCAGCCTTGCCTTGCCTCCCGCTTCCCCTACGGAGAATCAATCAGTCGTGAACGTCTACAGCGGGTTGGACAGGCAGAAGCCTGGTTGATTCAGCAGGGATTCGATCAGGTTCGGGTGCGTAGCCAAGGACTGGCCGCTCGGGTGGAGGTTCCAGAGGAGCGAATGACCGATCTTTTGCAGCCCTCGCTGCGGCGAGAGCTGGTGAAAACCCTTCTCAGTTTTGGTTTCACCTCGGTGAGTGTGGATGTGGAGGGCCTGGTGAGCGGCAAGCTCAATCGCGTGTAG
- a CDS encoding glutamate decarboxylase gives MALHQSRHHLRDSEEQAMVDAMLTPLPKHHFPGAGREGNSTVQLLKEELLLDGNSKQNLATFCQTYQAQSAMELMTIGVDKNLIDKDEYPQTAELESRCVSMMADLWNAPGAAVGCSTIGSSEAAMLGGMAAKWRWRKRREAAGLPTDKPNMVCGSVQICWKKFARYWDIEMRELEMLAGELCISPERVLEAVDENTIFVVPTLGVTYHGLYEDIESISKALDDLQARTGLDVPIHVDAASGGFLAPFCAPDLPLWDFRLERVKSINASGHKFGLAPLGVGWVLWRSKEDLPEELVFHVTYLGGDMPTFQINFSRPAGQVIAQYHEFVRLGREGYRMLHMASHANAQYFAEQLKEIDLFRIIHDGAPDQGIPTVVWTLDDNPKHGFNLYDFADRLRMRGWQVPAYPFTGELESTAFQRILVKRDFTRDMADLLLEDIRQAIQHFQKHPITSNLAAAEGASYNHL, from the coding sequence GTGGCACTGCATCAATCCCGTCATCATCTCCGTGACAGTGAGGAGCAGGCGATGGTTGATGCCATGCTCACCCCTCTGCCAAAGCATCATTTTCCTGGAGCAGGGCGCGAAGGGAATTCCACAGTGCAACTTTTGAAAGAGGAGTTGCTTCTTGATGGCAATAGTAAGCAGAACTTAGCCACGTTTTGTCAGACCTATCAAGCGCAAAGTGCGATGGAGTTGATGACCATTGGGGTGGACAAGAATTTGATTGATAAAGATGAATATCCTCAGACTGCTGAGCTTGAGAGTCGTTGCGTCTCGATGATGGCCGACTTGTGGAATGCGCCTGGCGCCGCAGTTGGATGCTCCACGATTGGCAGCAGTGAAGCAGCCATGCTTGGCGGGATGGCCGCCAAATGGCGTTGGCGCAAACGTCGCGAGGCTGCAGGCTTGCCAACAGATAAGCCCAATATGGTGTGTGGAAGTGTGCAGATCTGCTGGAAGAAGTTTGCGCGTTATTGGGATATTGAAATGCGTGAATTAGAGATGCTTGCTGGTGAACTGTGCATCAGCCCTGAGCGCGTTCTTGAGGCTGTGGATGAGAACACGATTTTTGTTGTACCCACGCTTGGTGTGACCTATCACGGCCTCTATGAGGACATTGAGTCGATTAGCAAGGCGTTGGACGATCTTCAGGCACGTACGGGTCTTGATGTACCGATTCACGTGGATGCGGCAAGTGGTGGCTTTTTGGCTCCGTTCTGCGCACCGGATCTCCCCCTTTGGGATTTTCGCTTGGAACGCGTGAAATCCATTAATGCTTCAGGTCATAAGTTTGGGTTGGCGCCCCTTGGTGTTGGCTGGGTTCTCTGGCGCAGCAAGGAAGATCTGCCTGAAGAGCTTGTCTTTCATGTGACGTATCTGGGTGGGGACATGCCGACATTCCAGATCAATTTTTCAAGACCCGCTGGTCAGGTGATTGCTCAATATCACGAATTTGTGCGTTTAGGTCGAGAGGGCTATCGAATGCTGCACATGGCCAGTCATGCCAATGCGCAGTATTTCGCGGAACAATTAAAGGAGATTGATCTTTTCAGAATCATTCATGACGGTGCCCCAGACCAGGGTATTCCCACTGTGGTTTGGACTCTGGATGACAATCCGAAGCATGGATTCAACTTGTATGACTTCGCTGATCGCTTGCGAATGCGGGGATGGCAGGTGCCTGCCTATCCCTTCACGGGCGAACTTGAATCAACCGCATTCCAGAGGATTTTGGTGAAGCGAGATTTCACTCGCGATATGGCAGACCTGCTGCTGGAAGACATTAGGCAAGCCATTCAACATTTCCAAAAACATCCGATTACGAGCAATCTTGCCGCCGCAGAGGGGGCTTCTTACAACCACCTCTGA
- the speD gene encoding adenosylmethionine decarboxylase, which translates to MEQSLSSLHPNPGWATTERTTNISSVAANSCATQSGATDTSATDMVGKHCILELYDCDPSKLDDETFLRDTITTAAQRAGATLLNLITHRFEPQGVTGLALLAESHISIHTWPENGYAAVDVFTCGDHTMPEKACEVLSEELSAGRHALRSFLRETPAALGTTERMPAIPIAA; encoded by the coding sequence ATGGAGCAGTCCTTGTCCAGCCTGCACCCCAACCCGGGATGGGCGACTACAGAGCGCACGACAAACATCAGCTCTGTTGCTGCGAACAGCTGCGCGACCCAAAGCGGTGCAACCGACACCAGTGCAACCGACATGGTTGGCAAACACTGCATTCTCGAGCTCTATGACTGCGATCCCTCAAAGCTCGACGACGAAACTTTTCTGAGAGACACCATCACGACAGCAGCCCAACGTGCTGGTGCAACTCTGCTCAACCTGATCACACACCGCTTCGAACCCCAAGGGGTCACGGGTCTGGCTCTTCTGGCTGAATCCCACATCTCGATCCACACCTGGCCTGAAAACGGATATGCAGCCGTGGATGTTTTCACCTGTGGAGACCACACGATGCCGGAGAAAGCCTGTGAAGTGCTGTCCGAAGAACTATCGGCTGGTCGTCATGCACTGCGCAGCTTCCTACGGGAAACACCGGCAGCGCTAGGAACTACCGAGCGAATGCCGGCCATCCCGATCGCTGCCTAA
- the recF gene encoding DNA replication/repair protein RecF (All proteins in this family for which functions are known are DNA-binding proteins that assist the filamentation of RecA onto DNA for the initiation of recombination or recombinational repair.), with the protein MQGFRNHSNLQLEIEAPRLLVIGSNGVGKSNLLESVELLGSLRSHRSSQDGDLIHWDASSALLKATCADQQILELELRRRGGRQAKRNGKPLQRQLDLIGPLRCVGFSALDLHLVRGEPALRRQWLDRVVLQLEPVYADLISRYGRLLRQRAQFWRRGGLSSGMEPQALLESFDTQMALVSTRIHRRRLRALARLEPLAAVWQDRLSEGREHLQLCYTPGSALIGEEQEEAWRLAIEQQLREQRSEEERLGSCRVGPHRDEIEMRINGTAARRFGSAGQQRTLVLALKMAELQLVDELCGEPPLLLLDDVLAELDPTRQLALLEAVGENHQCLVSATHLDAFEGGWLEQSQILNADNLRSQSEAR; encoded by the coding sequence ATGCAGGGCTTTCGCAACCACAGCAACCTGCAGCTGGAGATTGAAGCACCACGCCTTCTCGTGATCGGTAGCAACGGTGTGGGCAAGTCAAACCTGCTGGAATCGGTGGAGCTCCTCGGAAGCCTGCGCTCACATCGCTCCAGCCAGGATGGGGACCTTATCCACTGGGACGCCAGCAGTGCACTTTTGAAGGCAACGTGCGCAGACCAGCAGATCCTTGAGCTTGAACTGCGTCGCCGAGGCGGACGCCAAGCCAAGCGCAATGGGAAACCACTCCAACGACAACTGGACTTAATTGGTCCGCTGAGATGCGTGGGTTTTAGCGCTCTCGACCTGCATCTCGTGAGAGGCGAACCAGCCCTGCGCCGCCAGTGGCTCGATCGTGTCGTCCTTCAACTGGAGCCTGTTTACGCCGATCTCATCAGTCGCTACGGGCGCTTGCTGAGACAACGCGCACAATTCTGGCGTCGGGGAGGTCTGTCCTCCGGGATGGAACCTCAGGCGCTCCTCGAAAGCTTTGATACCCAAATGGCTTTGGTGAGCACACGCATTCATCGCAGGCGTCTCAGAGCCCTTGCACGATTAGAGCCCTTAGCAGCGGTGTGGCAAGACAGGTTGAGCGAGGGACGTGAACATCTCCAGCTTTGTTACACCCCCGGCAGTGCACTGATCGGAGAAGAGCAAGAGGAAGCCTGGCGACTTGCGATTGAGCAACAGCTCAGAGAACAGCGCAGCGAAGAAGAGCGTTTAGGGAGCTGCCGGGTTGGTCCTCATCGCGATGAAATCGAAATGCGGATTAATGGAACAGCCGCAAGACGCTTCGGCTCAGCTGGCCAACAACGCACCCTGGTCCTGGCCTTAAAAATGGCGGAATTACAACTGGTCGATGAACTCTGCGGCGAGCCGCCCCTTCTTCTGCTCGATGATGTCTTGGCTGAACTAGATCCCACCCGGCAACTGGCCCTCTTAGAGGCCGTTGGAGAAAACCATCAATGCCTAGTCAGTGCAACGCATCTCGACGCATTTGAGGGTGGCTGGCTTGAGCAGTCGCAGATTCTCAATGCCGACAACTTGAGATCACAGTCCGAGGCGCGGTAG
- the ppc gene encoding phosphoenolpyruvate carboxylase, whose amino-acid sequence MIMTPSDSGFPSMPSSSALIPESTQPRADGNEAADGQLLQQRLALVEDLWQTVLRSECPPEQAERLLLMKQLSDPVLPGEHPAGTDALIDLIKEMDLAEAIAAARAFSLYFQLVNILEQRIEEDTYLESINRSQDQAEQVDPFAPPLATQTEPATFRELFERLRRLNVPPAQLESLLQELDIRLVFTAHPTEIVRHTVRHKQRRVASLLQQLETQPMTPSGATDSVRLQLEEEIRLWWRTDELHQFKPSVLDEVDYALHYFQQVLFNAMPQLRRRIVASLAASYPDVKVPSSSFCTFGSWVGSDRDGNPSVTTEITWRTACYQRQLMLDRYVSAVQHLRNQLSISMQWSQVSAPLLESLEMDRLRFPDVYEERATRYRLEPYRLKLSFVLERLRLTQLRNQQLADAGWRTPPEGLPSCAPGNAPGDALHYGSIAEFRSELELIRTSLVNTDLSCEPLDTLLTQVHIFGFSLAGLDIRQESTRHSDALDELSRYINPDRAYGEMDEAERVAWLMEELQTRRPLIPPAVSWSAATAETVDVFRMLHRLQDEFGSRICGTYVISMSHSVSDLLEVLLLAKEAGLVDPSARHADLLVVPLFETVEDLQRAPEVMEQLFETPLYRDLLPQVGTQGLLLQELMLGYSDSNKDSGFLSSNWEIHQAQIALQDLASRQGIALRLFHGRGGSVGRGGGPAYQAILAQPSGTLQGRIKITEQGEVLASKYSLPELALYNLETVTTAVVQNSLVTNQLDATPSWNELMSRVAKSSRRHYRALVHDNPDLVAFFQQVTPIEEISKLQISSRPARRKTGTRDLSSLRAIPWVFGWTQSRFLLPSWFGVGSALSEELEADPDQLTLLRILHQRWPFFRMLISKVEMTLSKVDLDLARHYVTSLGSAEHHEAFEKIYATVAEEYARTKGLVLAITGQERLLDADPALQLSVDLRNRTIVPLGFLQVALLRRLRDQNRQPPMSESPSSDVDGRTYSRSELLRGALLTINGIAAGMRNTG is encoded by the coding sequence ATGATCATGACTCCATCTGATAGCGGTTTCCCATCGATGCCTTCGTCCTCAGCCCTGATTCCTGAGAGCACACAGCCCAGGGCTGATGGCAATGAAGCCGCTGATGGTCAGCTCCTGCAACAACGCCTTGCTCTTGTTGAAGACCTTTGGCAAACCGTTCTGCGCAGCGAATGTCCACCGGAGCAGGCCGAGAGACTCCTGCTCATGAAGCAGCTCAGTGATCCGGTCCTTCCTGGCGAGCATCCCGCTGGAACCGATGCACTGATTGATCTCATCAAGGAGATGGATCTTGCCGAGGCCATCGCTGCAGCAAGAGCATTCTCGTTGTATTTCCAGCTTGTCAACATCCTGGAACAACGCATCGAAGAGGACACGTATCTCGAGAGTATTAATCGATCACAGGACCAAGCAGAGCAAGTGGATCCATTTGCTCCGCCTCTGGCGACCCAGACCGAACCGGCAACGTTTAGAGAATTATTTGAGCGCCTGAGACGTCTCAACGTTCCCCCAGCACAGCTGGAGTCTTTGCTCCAAGAACTTGATATCCGTTTGGTCTTCACGGCACACCCCACGGAGATCGTGCGACATACCGTGCGCCATAAACAGCGGCGCGTTGCCAGTCTCCTGCAGCAACTTGAGACGCAGCCAATGACACCCTCAGGGGCTACTGACAGCGTGCGACTTCAGCTTGAAGAAGAGATCCGACTTTGGTGGAGAACCGATGAGCTCCATCAGTTCAAGCCATCAGTTCTGGATGAAGTGGACTACGCCCTCCATTATTTCCAGCAGGTTCTGTTCAATGCCATGCCGCAGCTGCGGCGCAGGATCGTCGCTTCCCTTGCTGCGAGCTATCCAGACGTCAAGGTTCCCTCTTCATCGTTTTGCACATTTGGATCATGGGTGGGATCCGACAGGGATGGGAACCCGTCAGTCACCACTGAGATCACCTGGCGTACAGCCTGTTATCAGCGCCAATTAATGCTCGACCGGTACGTCAGTGCCGTTCAACACCTTCGCAATCAACTCAGCATTTCCATGCAATGGAGCCAGGTGAGTGCTCCACTGCTCGAATCGTTGGAAATGGACCGCCTGCGCTTCCCAGATGTCTACGAGGAGCGCGCGACCCGATACCGGCTTGAGCCCTATCGCCTCAAGCTCAGCTTTGTGCTTGAGCGCCTACGTCTCACCCAGTTGCGCAACCAGCAACTAGCAGATGCGGGCTGGCGAACCCCTCCTGAAGGATTGCCGTCCTGTGCACCAGGCAACGCACCAGGTGATGCGCTCCACTACGGCTCGATCGCTGAGTTCCGCAGCGAACTTGAACTAATCCGAACCAGTTTGGTCAACACTGATCTGAGCTGTGAACCTCTCGACACCCTGCTCACCCAGGTGCACATCTTCGGGTTTTCACTCGCAGGTCTCGACATCCGCCAAGAAAGCACGCGACACAGTGATGCACTTGACGAACTAAGCCGCTACATCAATCCAGATCGAGCCTACGGAGAGATGGACGAGGCCGAGCGTGTGGCCTGGTTGATGGAGGAATTGCAAACGCGGCGCCCTTTGATTCCTCCCGCTGTGAGCTGGTCTGCGGCCACAGCGGAAACGGTAGACGTGTTCCGGATGCTGCACCGTTTGCAGGATGAATTCGGCAGCCGTATTTGCGGGACCTACGTGATCTCGATGAGTCACAGCGTCTCGGATCTACTCGAGGTGCTTCTACTCGCAAAAGAAGCGGGATTGGTGGATCCTTCGGCTCGCCATGCAGACCTCCTTGTCGTCCCACTATTCGAGACCGTGGAGGACCTCCAAAGGGCGCCTGAGGTGATGGAGCAACTGTTCGAGACCCCGCTCTATCGAGATTTACTGCCTCAGGTCGGCACCCAGGGGCTACTGCTGCAAGAGCTCATGCTCGGGTACTCCGATAGCAATAAGGATTCAGGATTTCTCTCCAGCAACTGGGAGATCCATCAAGCCCAAATTGCCTTGCAAGATTTGGCTTCTCGTCAGGGCATTGCCCTTCGTCTCTTTCACGGGCGTGGTGGCTCTGTCGGACGTGGTGGTGGTCCGGCCTATCAAGCGATCTTGGCTCAGCCCAGTGGCACCCTGCAGGGACGCATCAAAATTACGGAGCAAGGCGAAGTTCTGGCCTCGAAGTACAGCTTGCCTGAGCTGGCTTTGTACAACCTGGAAACAGTGACCACCGCAGTTGTCCAAAACAGCCTGGTGACCAACCAACTCGATGCGACACCCAGCTGGAATGAATTGATGTCCCGGGTCGCCAAGAGCTCACGCCGCCATTACCGAGCCTTGGTGCACGACAACCCTGATCTTGTGGCCTTTTTCCAACAGGTCACTCCCATCGAAGAAATCAGCAAACTGCAGATTTCCAGTCGCCCCGCACGAAGGAAAACAGGGACTCGAGACCTCTCCAGCCTGAGGGCCATTCCCTGGGTGTTCGGCTGGACTCAGAGCCGCTTTTTACTCCCCAGCTGGTTTGGGGTTGGTTCGGCTCTCAGTGAAGAGCTGGAGGCGGATCCAGACCAACTCACGTTGTTGCGCATCTTGCATCAGCGCTGGCCTTTCTTCCGCATGCTGATCTCCAAAGTGGAGATGACCCTCTCCAAAGTGGATCTCGACCTGGCGCGTCATTACGTGACCAGTTTGGGCAGTGCTGAACACCACGAGGCATTTGAGAAGATTTACGCGACGGTGGCTGAGGAATACGCCCGAACCAAGGGGCTTGTCTTGGCCATCACAGGCCAGGAGAGACTCCTAGATGCCGATCCAGCCCTGCAGCTCTCGGTTGATCTACGCAATCGCACGATCGTTCCGCTTGGTTTTCTTCAAGTCGCTCTGTTGCGGCGACTGAGAGATCAAAACCGGCAACCACCCATGAGTGAATCGCCCAGCAGCGATGTAGATGGACGCACTTACAGCCGTAGCGAGCTTCTGCGCGGTGCACTTCTAACCATTAACGGAATCGCTGCAGGCATGCGCAATACAGGCTGA
- the gshA gene encoding glutamate--cysteine ligase, translated as MIQKLRLKGFEVELFTGRRTGENVGVAELVKQDLTEFCVEPDHRNLEYITEPESDYGKLKEALLAPRRRLRTWLEERDLTLLPGSTLTLGDATRFERSNPNDPYHDLIEATYGTTVVTASIHINLGISEPADLFAALRLVRCEAALLLALSASSPFLNGQITGVHSQRWLQFPLTPKHVPLFRDLEHFVEWTDTQLMEGRMHNVRHLWTSVRPNGPKRPFDLNRLELRICDLVTNPDLLLAITALMELRVMMLLRKPDQLDPFKASDLSADQLMVLSDNNDTAAARHSLDAQLLDWRDGRQRLCRDWLRDLINAVMPVAHELEMASCLLPLESVLAEGNQAMRWLKGIESGRSLEEEFRTGILAMEQEEQLIDRSLADALG; from the coding sequence ATGATCCAAAAGCTCAGACTCAAAGGGTTTGAAGTGGAGCTGTTCACCGGTCGGAGAACCGGTGAAAATGTTGGTGTAGCAGAGCTGGTCAAGCAGGATCTGACTGAATTTTGCGTTGAACCCGATCACCGCAATCTGGAATACATCACAGAGCCTGAATCCGATTACGGAAAACTCAAAGAGGCCCTTCTGGCCCCGCGCCGGCGCCTACGGACATGGCTTGAAGAACGAGATCTCACCTTGCTCCCAGGCAGCACTCTCACGTTGGGAGATGCCACGCGATTTGAACGATCCAATCCAAATGACCCTTATCACGACCTCATCGAAGCCACCTACGGCACCACTGTCGTCACGGCCAGCATTCATATCAACCTGGGGATCAGTGAACCGGCCGATTTATTTGCAGCTCTTCGGCTTGTGCGTTGTGAAGCCGCCCTTCTGCTGGCTCTGAGCGCCAGTTCACCCTTTCTCAACGGCCAGATCACTGGCGTCCATTCACAACGTTGGCTGCAATTCCCCCTCACTCCCAAACACGTTCCCCTGTTTCGCGATCTAGAGCATTTCGTGGAATGGACTGACACTCAACTGATGGAAGGGCGCATGCACAACGTGCGCCATCTCTGGACATCAGTCCGTCCCAATGGTCCAAAACGGCCCTTTGACCTCAATCGGCTCGAGCTACGAATCTGCGATTTAGTCACCAATCCAGATCTGCTGCTGGCGATAACAGCCCTGATGGAACTGCGAGTGATGATGTTGCTGCGGAAGCCCGATCAACTCGACCCCTTCAAGGCAAGTGACCTGAGCGCCGATCAGCTCATGGTGCTCAGTGATAACAACGACACCGCTGCGGCTAGGCATAGCCTCGATGCGCAGTTGCTGGATTGGCGTGATGGTCGCCAACGTTTATGTCGCGACTGGCTGAGGGACCTGATCAATGCCGTGATGCCCGTAGCGCATGAGCTTGAAATGGCGTCCTGCCTGCTCCCTCTCGAATCCGTTCTTGCGGAAGGGAATCAAGCCATGCGTTGGCTCAAAGGGATCGAGAGCGGACGCAGCCTTGAAGAGGAATTCCGCACTGGAATTCTTGCGATGGAACAGGAAGAACAGCTGATCGACAGATCCCTGGCTGATGCTTTGGGATGA